Within the Bacteroidales bacterium genome, the region CCGGAAGTGAGTCCTGATCTGGTGGGTTCTTCCGGTTTCAAGCTGGCATTCCACCAGTGTCACATAGCCCAGACGTTCCACTACACGATAATGGGTCACAGCATGCTTTCCGTCAGATCCATCTTCAAATACCCACATCTGCATCCGGTCTTTCGGGTTACGGCCGATATGTCCGGTAATGGTTCCCGCATCTTCGGAAAGATTACCCCAAACCAATGCCAGATATTTCCGCTCGATAGTGTGTTCAAAAAATTGGCGGGCCAGATGATTCAGGGCATATTCCGTTTTAGCCACTACCAGAATACCCGATGTATCCTTATCTATACGGTGTACCAGCCCCGGACGCATTTCCCCGCTTTGAAAAAGAGGCAAATCCTTTAAATAAAACGTCAAAGCATTGACCAGTGTTCCCGTATAATTGCCATGACCGGGATGTACCACCATACCGGCCTCTTTGTTGATCACAATGATGTGATCGTCTTCATAAACGATATTAATCGGAATATCCTGGGGAATAATGGTTAACTCCCTTGGAGGATGGGGCATCACTACCGATATTTCATCCAGGGGTTTGACTTTATAGTTCGATTTTACAGAACGACCATTCACCAATATATTACCCGCATCAGCAACAGCCTGTACCTTGGTACGTGATGCATTTTCAATGCGATGTGTCAGGAACTTATCAATGCGGACAGGCGTCTGGCCTTTATCGACAATCCAGTGATAATATTCATATAATTCACCGGTTTCTTCCTGTAAGTCATTATCCTGCAATTCAAGGTTTGGTTTTTCCTGAATATTGTCTTCTTTTTGGTTATTCATTTACATGCAAAGATAAATACAAGTTGAAAATTACAAATCAGATTCAATGGATCTTTTTTATTTTTCTTTTAATCAAGTTATTACAAGTTATATGGATGTGATTTTTCATATTATTTTTGTGCCGATGTTATATTTTTGAATGAATGGTGTCTTATTTACAGATGGATATTCGATTATTTAAAACAAACGTACTGCCTGTAAGAGGGAAACTATATCATGTAGCTATGAAGATACTCGGGAATGAGCATGATGCGGAAGATGTTGTCCAGGAGTCGATGCTTAAACTATGGTTGATGCGACAACATCTATCCGGATACAAAAGCATTGAAGCATATGCGGTACAAATGACCAAGAATATCAGTCTTAATAAGATAAGGGCAAGAAAACCGGTTACGGAAAATTGGTTCGACGATGTTCCCGAAACGGCAAGAAAACCGGACCAGCAGGCGGAAGAAAAGGATTCGGTGGAAATGGTCTCGAGGATCATCGAAAACCTTCCGGATATGCAAAAAATGATCATCCAGCTTCGTGATATTGAAGGATATCAGCCCGAAGAAATTGCCGAAATTACTGGCTGTGAAATAGCTACCGTCAGGGTTAACCTGTCAAGGGCAAGAAAGAAAGTAAAAGAAATATTTTTCAGAATAAATAAATTCGACAAGTAATGAAACATAATGAAGAAATAAAGGGATTACTGGAAAAATATTATGAAGGTATCTCTACAGATGAAGATGAACAATTTCTGTATGTGTATTTTTCTTCGGATGAAATCGCAGAAGAATTTGAAGCATACCGATCGATATTCATCTATCTGAAACAAAAAAGAAGTATAAAAGATGACAGGCAATTGCCTGTATATATACCTTCTTTTAAAAAACGCATTATCCGGTATATCATACCAGGAGCGGCAGCAGCATGTATTTTACTGGCTGCGGGATTATATCTGAATCAAAAACATGAAGACGTTTCATGTTCCGGGACATTTGTTATGATTGATGGTGTTTGTTCTGATGATCTATCCCTTGTAAAGAAATATACCATACAAACTATCGATCGTATTACTTCTCCAACAGAAAAGGTATACGATCCGTTGGATTTCCTGGATGAAGAAATTCAATCATATTGAAATCAAGGTGCTATTTATTATTTTCTTAAATATCATTGATAAAGAGAATTACGTTCAGAAAGTATAATATTAATTGTTTTATATTACTTAAAAATACACAATCATGAAAACCCGTTTATTTTTTCTCATAGGATTATGTTTCATTTTATCTACATCTATAAGAGCACAGAGTCAGTTAATGGAAGAATTAATGAAAGAATATTCTTCAAAAGAAGGTGTCGCCTATGTAAATGTGTCGCAACAAATGCTTCAAAACATTTTTGAAGATGTTGCCAAATTACCCGTCCGAATGTCTGCTTCATCACCTGTTCAAATCTCTGCTTCTCGCAGTGCGAGTGCATCTGACATAAAAAAGGAAATTGATGTTTCAGCACCAGAAGCTTTTAGCAGCTTATCCATATCAAAAAAAAATCATGCATCCTTTGTTCCTTCCAAAACTTATTCTGATTTCCGTAATGCATTCAATAAAGCTAAGTTTGAGCAATATATGGAAACAAATAAGGGAAACGACCATGTTATTGGTTATTATCAGAAAAAAACCGGAGGAAAGAGTAATGAAATTTATGTTCTCCGGCAACAATCCAACCATTTTTCCGTGATTTATATAAAAGGGGATATAAATATTAAATATTTAAACATATACCTTCAATATATACGCTCCTATCTTAATAAAATGGAAACCGGGGATTTATTAGATAATTACCAGGGATCCGAAGATATTTTCCGAAGATTCAGGGATCAAAGTATGGCGCGGTTAAGAGAACATTCCTTTGATCTAAAAACAAATCAGCCAAATCATGAAAAATTAGATAGCCTGCTTCAGCAGAGAGTAAGAAAAACACTTAAAGAAATGAAACAAGAACCGGATACTATCTTTGTAAATTAAAAATTACTTATCCGGACCAAATGATAAAACAGGTCAATAACGAATGATCCGGGCTATTGGAAGTTATTTCCTCCCGGGATATACTTCCAAAGCTTTTTCCAGACATTCCAAAGCATGCTCGATATCGGTCTTGTTGATCACATAAGCCATCCGGACTTCATTTTTCCCTAAACCCGGTGTAGAGTAGAACCCGGAACCCGGAGCAAGCATTACAGTCTGGTTGTTGTACTGAAAATCGCTCAATATCCATTGTGAAAACTTATCGGCGTCATCCACCGGTAAGCGGGCCATCGTATAAAATGCGCCCTTGGGCATAGGACTATATACTCCCGGAATACGATTCAGTCCGTTGACCAGCGTATTTCTCCTTTCGATATATTCGTCGTATATTTTTTCATAATATTCCGGCGGAGAATCCAAAGCAGCTTCGGCCAGAATCTGGCCGAAAGTAGGCGGACTTAATCTCGCCTGGGCAAATTTCAATACCGTATCCATCAATTCCTGGTTACGCGTGACTAATGCACCCACCCTTATTCCACAAGCGCTAAACCGTTTCGACATGGAGTCGATCAATACAGCATGCTTTTCCAGTCCATCAATCTGCATGATGGAATAATGTTTGTCCCCGTCATAACAAAACTCACGGTATACTTCGTCTGAAATCAGGAACAGATCATGTTTGACAGCAATTTCAGCCAGTTTTTCCAGTTCGGCACGTGAATATAAATAACCGGTAGGATTGTTCGGATTACAGATCATAATTGCCCGGGTAGCGGGTGTTATCAGGCTTTCCAATTCTTCTACCGGAGGCAGGGCAAAATTATTTTCGATAACCGATTTTAACGGTTTCAGTCCAACCCCTGCAACTGTTGAGAATCCGTAATAATTAGCATAAAAAGGTTCAGGAACAATCACATCTTCATAATGGTTCAAACAGGCCATCATAGTCATTGAGATAGCTTCTGATCCACCATTCGTGATCATGATCTGGTTATGATTCACATTGATATTTTTTTCCTGATAATATTGGGCCAGCCTTTTACGCAAGGATTCAATCCCCATTGAGTGGCTATATTCCACGACTAGCAAATGATTGTGCCGTACCGCTTCCATTCCTATCGCCGGAGTAGGAATATCGGGCTGTCCGATATTCAGGTGGTATACTTTAATACCCCTGCTCTTTGCCTGTTCGGCATAAGGGGCTAATTTACGGATAGGTGAAGGCGGCATAATCCGCCCTTTGGTAGATATCTGAGGCATTGAATTAAATATGAAATTTGTCCGGTAAATGTCTTTTCGATTGATCAACAGAAGACATTCATTTCTGCAGAAACAATAAAGATCTTTACAGACTTAAACACTGCAAAATAAGTACAAATCTTTCGTTATTGAAAATAATTCCCCGATTACTTTGTAAATAAACCGTCTTACGGAATTAATGACTGATAATGAACGATGTCATCGAAATAGCTCCCCCGATCACTTTGTCATTAAAAATTGTGATCCGGTCATTTTCTGTTTTAAGTGCAAGTGCATATATGAGTGGAATATAATGTTCTTCGCTCGGGATGCCCCAATAAGCATGCTTCGATATCCGTCCGTAATCCATCAAAGCTTCTGAATTATTTTCAATGATCCTCTCTTTCAGTAATTCATTTAATTCCAACGCCCAATTATAAGCAAATTCGTGATCGAACCCATTTTTTGTTGACTTAGCCAATCGTAAATTATGAATGATATTACCACTTCCAGTGATAAGGACACCCATTTTCCTTAAAAACAGCAATTCTTTTCCGAGACGGTAATGGTGTTTCATGCTTTTTGTATGGTCGATACTCATCTGTACTACCGGGACATTGTTATCCGGATACATATGTTTCAGGAAAGACCAGGTTCCATGATCTAATCCCCAATGGTAATCTTTCCCGATAGAGTAAATACCCAAATGAGTATATATGATTTCCGATAGAGCCGGCGAACCCGGTGCCGGATATTTTTGCGCATATAATTTGTCGGGAAACCCTCCGAAATCATAAATCGTTTTTGGTCGTTCCATAGCAGTTACTTTTGTCCCTTTTATTGACCAATGTGCAGATATACACAATATTGCCTTGGGACAGGGAAATGTCCTGACAATCCTTCTCCACTCATCAGAAAATTCATTTTTTTCAAGAGCGTTCATAGGATTTCCATGCCCTATGAATAAAACAGGCATTAATTTTTCTGTGGACTTGTGTTCTGTTTTCGCTTCCATGTGTGTCAAATCCGCACTATGATGCAAATAACCTGTGTATTTATCTGCAAGACCGATACATTATGATATTTGCAAATATAGTATAAAAATTCATCTTTCAAAACAATCTACAAAAACCTTGGATTCAGGTGATGAATAATCTCATTTCCGGTCATCAAAAATGATATTTAACATGACTCAGGCGCATTTTAAGAATTATTAATAATTCTTTACTATTGCTTTTTAATCAAGCAGGTGGATATATCAAAGTTATTAATTATATTTGACGGCAGATTAAAAATCTGTTCCATACAATGTTCGTTTCAGACAAACAAACATTGTATGATAAATAAAATTGACCTGTTGTAGAAAAGATTATTTATTATTGAGTAATTTTATTTTTTATAAACCAAAACAAATATCAGAACCAACATGAAAAAAGATGCAGTAATAGGGATAGATATCGGAGGAACATTTACCAAGTATGCCATTATTGACCGTATGGCTAATGTATTGATTGAAGGATCGGTTCCCACGGACCAAACCGATGATGTCAATGAATATCTGAGTACTTTGAAGAAGGCCATTGATAAAACGATCAAAGAAGTAGAGGATACGGTTACAATAAAAGGAATCGGAATTGGAGCACCCAATGGTAACTATAAAAGTGGAAGCATCGAGTTCGCACCTAACCTGAAATGGGCACATGGAAAAGTTGTTCATTTGGTTCAACTACTGCAAAAGCATTATAATATGCCTGTTGCTGTTACCAATGATGCCAATGCGGCTGCTCTTGGCGAAATGATATATGGTGGAGCAAAAGGTATGAAAGATTTTATCCTGATCACTTTAGGAACCGGTTTAGGAAGCGGAATAGTCGTCAACGGGGAGTTGGTCTATGGAAATGACGGATTTGCAGGTGAAGTTGGCCACGTAAGAGTAAAAGACAACGGACGTATCTGTGGATGCGGACGCAGAGGTTGTCTGGAAGCTTATGTCAGTGCACCGGGTATTAAGAAAACAGTCTTTGAATTGTTGGCTGAATATCCCGATCCCAGTGAATTGAGAAAGTACTCGTTCGAGGAAATGGATTCCGAAATGATTTATCACGCGGCTACCCGTGGTGATTTTATTGCTTTGAAAGCATTTGAAATCACAGGTGATCTTTTAGGAATCAAGCTGGCCGATGCCGTAGCACATACTTCTCCCGAAAAAATATTCCTGTTCGGAGGTTTGGCTAAATCCGGTGATTATATTCTTAAACCAACCCGGGAAAGCTTTGAAAAGAACCTGTTGAAAATCTACCAGGGAAAAATTCCAATTGTATTATCTTCACTTCCTGAAGGTAATGTAGCCGTATTAGGAGCAAGCGCATTGATCTGGCAGGAAATTAATCAAAACTAAGATAAAAAAGATGATGCGGGGTATGGGAATTCTTCCATACCTCGTTTTTCATTAAACAAAAAATCTGTGTTTTTATAGCGATTAATATGGCAAAAGGTAAATATAAATATAATCCGGAGTCGTTAAGTTTCGATAAAATCAGGGGAGGTGTGAAAAACACGTTGATCCGGGTTTTCACTTTCGTAACTGCATCTGTCTCCGTTATTGTTTTATGTTACCTTGTCCTGTCTCTTTTTATCGGCACCCCAAAGGAACGGATCTTATCCCGGGAAGTGGATCAAATGAATCGTACAAACCAGGCATTGAGCGAAAAACTGGATCAATGGGAAATTGCGCTGAATGATATGAGGCAACGGGATGACAATATCTACCGGACCGTTTTTGAAGCGGAACCTATTCCCCTATCAATTCGC harbors:
- a CDS encoding RluA family pseudouridine synthase, with the protein product MNNQKEDNIQEKPNLELQDNDLQEETGELYEYYHWIVDKGQTPVRIDKFLTHRIENASRTKVQAVADAGNILVNGRSVKSNYKVKPLDEISVVMPHPPRELTIIPQDIPINIVYEDDHIIVINKEAGMVVHPGHGNYTGTLVNALTFYLKDLPLFQSGEMRPGLVHRIDKDTSGILVVAKTEYALNHLARQFFEHTIERKYLALVWGNLSEDAGTITGHIGRNPKDRMQMWVFEDGSDGKHAVTHYRVVERLGYVTLVECQLETGRTHQIRTHFRHMGHPLFNDARYGGDEILRGTTFTKYKQFVNNCFVILPRQALHARSLAFDHPVTRERMYFESELPEDMEQVIEKWRKYTQSRDIEISE
- a CDS encoding sigma-70 family RNA polymerase sigma factor, with translation MVSYLQMDIRLFKTNVLPVRGKLYHVAMKILGNEHDAEDVVQESMLKLWLMRQHLSGYKSIEAYAVQMTKNISLNKIRARKPVTENWFDDVPETARKPDQQAEEKDSVEMVSRIIENLPDMQKMIIQLRDIEGYQPEEIAEITGCEIATVRVNLSRARKKVKEIFFRINKFDK
- a CDS encoding DUF4252 domain-containing protein, producing MKTRLFFLIGLCFILSTSIRAQSQLMEELMKEYSSKEGVAYVNVSQQMLQNIFEDVAKLPVRMSASSPVQISASRSASASDIKKEIDVSAPEAFSSLSISKKNHASFVPSKTYSDFRNAFNKAKFEQYMETNKGNDHVIGYYQKKTGGKSNEIYVLRQQSNHFSVIYIKGDINIKYLNIYLQYIRSYLNKMETGDLLDNYQGSEDIFRRFRDQSMARLREHSFDLKTNQPNHEKLDSLLQQRVRKTLKEMKQEPDTIFVN
- a CDS encoding pyridoxal phosphate-dependent aminotransferase; translated protein: MPQISTKGRIMPPSPIRKLAPYAEQAKSRGIKVYHLNIGQPDIPTPAIGMEAVRHNHLLVVEYSHSMGIESLRKRLAQYYQEKNINVNHNQIMITNGGSEAISMTMMACLNHYEDVIVPEPFYANYYGFSTVAGVGLKPLKSVIENNFALPPVEELESLITPATRAIMICNPNNPTGYLYSRAELEKLAEIAVKHDLFLISDEVYREFCYDGDKHYSIMQIDGLEKHAVLIDSMSKRFSACGIRVGALVTRNQELMDTVLKFAQARLSPPTFGQILAEAALDSPPEYYEKIYDEYIERRNTLVNGLNRIPGVYSPMPKGAFYTMARLPVDDADKFSQWILSDFQYNNQTVMLAPGSGFYSTPGLGKNEVRMAYVINKTDIEHALECLEKALEVYPGRK
- the ygiD gene encoding 4,5-DOPA dioxygenase extradiol, which gives rise to MEAKTEHKSTEKLMPVLFIGHGNPMNALEKNEFSDEWRRIVRTFPCPKAILCISAHWSIKGTKVTAMERPKTIYDFGGFPDKLYAQKYPAPGSPALSEIIYTHLGIYSIGKDYHWGLDHGTWSFLKHMYPDNNVPVVQMSIDHTKSMKHHYRLGKELLFLRKMGVLITGSGNIIHNLRLAKSTKNGFDHEFAYNWALELNELLKERIIENNSEALMDYGRISKHAYWGIPSEEHYIPLIYALALKTENDRITIFNDKVIGGAISMTSFIISH
- a CDS encoding ROK family protein, giving the protein MRTNMKKDAVIGIDIGGTFTKYAIIDRMANVLIEGSVPTDQTDDVNEYLSTLKKAIDKTIKEVEDTVTIKGIGIGAPNGNYKSGSIEFAPNLKWAHGKVVHLVQLLQKHYNMPVAVTNDANAAALGEMIYGGAKGMKDFILITLGTGLGSGIVVNGELVYGNDGFAGEVGHVRVKDNGRICGCGRRGCLEAYVSAPGIKKTVFELLAEYPDPSELRKYSFEEMDSEMIYHAATRGDFIALKAFEITGDLLGIKLADAVAHTSPEKIFLFGGLAKSGDYILKPTRESFEKNLLKIYQGKIPIVLSSLPEGNVAVLGASALIWQEINQN